In Streptomyces sp. TLI_146, the genomic stretch CCGGCTGGCAGGACTGGTACGCGGAAGTGGACCGGGCACTGGGCGAGCTGCTCCAGCGCTGCAGCCAGGTCTTCGTCTTCGGGCTCTCCATGGGCGGCGCGCTGGCGCTGCGCCTCGCGGCCCGGCACGGGGACGCGGTCAGCGGCGTCGTGGTCGTCAACCCCGGCAACAAGGTGCACGGCGTGGCGGCGCACGCGCTGCCGGTCGTACGGCACTTCGTGCGCTCCACCAAGGGGATCGCCAGCGACATCGCCAAGGAGGGCTCGGCGGAGGTGGGGTACGACAGGGTGCCGCTGCACGCGGCGCACTCGCTGCGCCGGTTCTTCCAGCAGGTCGACCGCGAGCTGCCGCAGGTCACCCAGCCGATGCTGCTGCTGCACAGCCCGCAGGACCATGTGGTGCCGCCGGCCGACTCGGCGCGGATCCTGGGCCGGGTCTCCTCCACGGACGTCACCGAGATCCTGCTGGAACAGAGCTACCACGTGGCGACGTTGGACCACGATGCGGAGCGGATCTTCGAGGAGAGTTACGCGTTCATCGGCCGCCTCGCTCCGAGTGTCGGGAAGAAGGGGAGCACGACCGGTGGCTGAGCACGACGCGGACCGCGAGCCGCAGCCGATCGACGAGGACGCCGCATGGGCGGCGATCGTGGCGGGGTACGGCGACGAGCCGTCCGACCCGCCCGGGGCCAAGCCGTTCAAGTCGGTGGAGGACCTGGCACTGCTGGAGGGCGACCGCAACGACACGCCGCCGCCGAAAGCGCCCGCGGCCCCCGAGCCGCCCGAGCCGAAGCCGCTGGGCAGCTCGGTGGTCTTCGCGCCCGGCGTGGGCGGGCCGCGCGACTTCAGCGTGGCGGAGCCGTCGGACTCCGACCTGGACGACGTGGACGAGGGCCACTTCATCCCGCCGGAGCCGCCGCCGCTGCCGGAGACCGACGTCACGGCCAAGTTCGCGTGGCTGGCGGTGATCGGCGGCCCGCTGCTGATGCTGCTGGCGGCGGTGCTCCAGTGGGAGTTCACGTGGTGGCTCACCACGCTGGGAGTGGGCGGCTTCATCGGCGGCTTCGCGACGTTGGTGGCGCGGATGAGCCAGGACGACGAGGACGAGGACGACCCGGGCCGGGGCGCGGTGGTGTGATTTTGGCCCGGAGTTCGTCTGCGGCTGAGTGGTGGGCTGGTCGCGCAGTTCCCCGCGCCCCTGGATGGTTCGGGGCACGCTGTCGTCTGCGGACCGTGGGTGGCTGAGCGCGCAGTTCCCCGCACCCCTAGGCAGTTAGGGGCGCGGGGAACTGCGCGAGCAACCCGGCACGGTCCGCAGACAAAAGCGGGGTCGGGGCGAAGCCTCACTTGCCCGCCCTCCCCAGCCGGGGTAAGGGGGCCGCAGGCCCCGCCCGGGGCCCCGAGGCCCAGCCACCCCCCACCCCCGGAGGGTTCAGGGAAGGGGCGGGGTGGGGGAATCCACCGGCACCCGCACCGCCGCCAGCACCGGCAGATGATCCGTAGCCGCCACAAGATCCCCCTCCGACACCCCCGCCAGCCCCACGGGAACCCCGCACCCCAGCACCTCCACCCCCTCCGTGGCAAAGACCGCGTCGATCCGCTGATGCGGGTCCAGGGGAGTCGAGGTGTGCTCCCCGCCCCAGGGACGGACCGCCCAGCAGTCCTGAAGGGCCCCCGCCAACCGGCGGAACGCACGCCCGTCGGGCCGGTCGTTGAGATCGCCACCCGCCACCGCGTAAGGCACCGACAGCGCCCCAAGGTGATCGAGCAGCAGCCCCGCCTGCGCCTCGCGCTCGTCCGCCTGGAGGCTGAGGTGGCAGCTGAGGACGCCCAGGCGCGCGCCCCCGATCCGTACCACCGCCGAGGCGAACCCGCGCCGGTGCAGGCCGGGTGTGAGCGGGAGCAGGACGTCCTCCGTGCGCTCCACCGACGCCCTCAGCGAGCACAGCAGCAGCGGCCCCGCCGCCGTCGCGCCGCCGCTCAGGACCACGAGGTCGCACGCCGCCGCGAGCCGCGCCGCGGCCTTGCGCCAGCGGAAGAAGCGCGGGGCCTCCTGGATCAGCACCAGGTCCGGGTCGCAGGCGCGGATCACCCGGGCCAGCGCCGCGGTGTCGTCGCGCATCGAGCGGATGTTGTAGCTGAGGACGCGGATCACGGCCGAGCCGTTCTCCGTACGGGACGCGGGAAGATCCGTGAGCGGCATGGGGCACAACATAGAGCAGCGCCCGCCGCGTCCGTGAGGGACGCGACGGGCGCTCAACTGCCGTGCGCGGCCGGGCACTCAGCCCTGGCGCGCCAGATCCGCCGCGCCCACCAGACCCGCCTTGTTGCCGAGCTGCGCCGCCAGCACCTGCGCGTGCGGCCGCCACTGGCCGCCGATCAGCCAGCGCCGGAACGACTTGCGGATCGGGTCGAGGACCAGCTCGCCCTCGTCCGAGACGCCGCCGCCGACGATGAACGCCGAGGGGTCGAAGAGCGAGGCCAGGTCGGCCAGGCCCGCGCCCGCCCAGCGGGCCAGCTCGCGGAAGGAGTCCACCGCGACCGGGTCGCCCTGCCGGGCGGCGGCGCTGATGTGCTTGCCCTCGATGCCCTCGATCGTGCCGTCGCCGAGGGCGAGCAGGATCTCGGCGTTCTCGGGGGTCGCGTTGGCGCGCTGGCGGGCGTACCGCACGAGCGCGCGCCCCGAGGCGTACTGCTCCCAGCAGCCCTGGCTGCCGCAGCCGCACAGCAGCCCGTCGGGCACCACGCGGATGTGGCCGAACTCGGCGGCCACGCCGAAGCGGCCGCGGCGCAGCTTGTTGCCGATGATGATGCCGCCGCCCAGGCCCGTGCCGAGCGTGATGCAGATGACGTCCTCGTGGCCCTGACCCGCGCCGAACTTGTACTCGCCCCAGGCCGCCGCGTTCGCGTCGTTCTCGACGACGACCGGCAGTCCGACCCGCTGCTCGACCTTGTCCTTCAGCGGCTCGTGGCGCCAGTGGATGTTGGGTGCGAAGAGCACGGTGGCGCGCTTGTCGTCGACGTATCCGGCGGCGCCGATGCCGACGGCCTCGATCTGGTGACCCTGGCCGGCCCCTTCGACCGCGGCGCAGATCGCGTCCACGATGGCGTCAGCGGTCGGCGGCGTGGGCACGGTGTGCGTCTCGAGGATGTGGCCCTCCTCGTCGACCACTCCCGCCGCGATCTTGGTGCCGCCGATGTCGACGCCGATGGTGAGTCCCATTAAGTCCCTCAGTTTTCGGTCGAGCCCCGCTAAGGCCAACCGTACCCGAGGGCGGGCACCCGTCAGTCAGTCCAGGTCGATGTGCTCGGTCGGCCCCGCGCCCGCCCCGCCGTCGCCCTTCTTCGGCCCGCCGGAAGGACCGCCCGACGACCCACCCGAGGACCCGCCCCGGGCCGTACCGGAAGGCTCGCCGGACGCCCAGCGGCGCTCATGGCCCTCGACCGCCGAGCGGTAGGCCGCCAGCAGCTCGCCGCCCGCCGCCGCGAGGTGGTCGAAGACCTGCGGGTTGCGCTCGATGACCGGCTCGACCACGGCCTTCGCCTGGCCGATCAGCTGCTGCACGGCGCTCTGCGCGGCCATGCCGGGCAGCGAGGACTGGAAGGAGGCGACCTTGTCGGCGACGGCGTCGACCAGCTTGCGCAGCTCCTCGGCGGCCGAGCCGGGCGGCGGGCCGTAGGCGGCGCGGCGGCGGGCCTTCTCCGCTGCGAGGTCCTCGGCGCACGCGTCGGCCCAGGCATCCGCGTCGGGGGCGGGACGCTCGGTGGCTTCGCTCATGGCGGACTCCAGCTACTGAAGAGAAGGGTCTGTTCTCTCGACGTTACCCGAATGGGGGTACGGCGTTCAGCGCGTCCGGGGCCACAGATCCGGGTCCGGGGTGAACCGGATCCGCAGGACGCCGTCGGTGAGCCCGGCGCCGGAGACCGTGCAGCGGCGCAGCGCCGAGGGCAGGGTGGCGATCTTGCGGAACGGGCCGGCGGTGAGCAGGAGTTCGTCGCCGCGCCGCACCAGACCGAGCTGGTCGCGGGTGGCCCCGGGCAGCGGCAGGTGCCACACCAGGACGCCGTCGTCGGCCAGCCGGTCCTCGACGTGCCAGGGCTCGGGGCGCGGGGAGGCGCCGCCCTCGGACCACAGGCCGACCTCGCCGGTCGGGCCGTCGATCAGCTCGTCCAGCTCCTCGGCGCCCCGAGGGTCGCGGCCCAGGTGCGGGACCTCGTGCAGCGCTGCGGCGCCGAACTCCTCGGCCAGCTCCTTGAGCACGGACTGCTGCTGCCCGGAGAGAGCGGCCAGGAAGGGGTCCGCCGAGCCGGTGGGCAGTACGCGGTTGGCGATCACCGCGTCGGGCGCCGCCCCGTGCAGGGCCAGGCCCAGGCGGGCGGTGCGCAGGGCGGCCGCGGCGGTCGGGGTGGGCTCGGCGACCAGCCGTACGGTCGTCGACGGGTCCGCCACCACGGCCTCGACGGCGGCGAGTTCCGCGTCCCAGCGGGCGGCCGTCTCGTACAGCCACTGCGCGGGCATCGGGACTCCGGCGAGCTGGGCGAGGACCGGGCGCAGCGAGCGGGCGGCCTGCCGCTCGGGCGGCAGCAGCCGGCGCAGATAGCGGCGCAGCTGCCCGGGCAGGGCGAGGGCGGCGACGCTCTGGTGGACCGGCGGCATGTCGACGACGACGAGGTCGTGGTCGCCCGCCGCCGTCTCGCGCAGGGCCTTGAGCAGGGCCAGCTGCTCGGCGCCGGGCAGCTCGGTCAGCTCCTCGCCGTCGAGGCGGCCGGCGCCCAGGAGCTCCAGGACGGCACCGGCCCGGTCCTGGAGGGCGAGCAGTTCGGTGCGGAAGTCGGCGCCGGAGTCGATGCGTACGACGTCCAGGCCCGCCACCTCCTCGCCGCCGAGCAGCGGGGTGAGCGGGTCGTCACGGTCGGCGCTCAGGAGCAGGGCGCGCTCCCCGCGCCGGGCCGCCGCGAGGGCGGTCGCGGCGGCGACGGTGGTGCGGCCCGCGCCGCCGGGACCGGTGACGAGGACCGTACGCACGTCAGGCCTTCTCGGCCCCGTCGGCGGTACCGGCCGCCGCGCCGCTCTCGACGCGCTTCTTCAGGCCCGCGAGCGCGCGGTCGATGATGACCTTCTCGGCCTTGCGCTTGATCATGCCGAGCATGGGGATCTTGACGTCGACGGTCAGCTGGTAGGTGACCTCGGTATGGCCGCCGGGGGCGGCGGCGAGGGCGTACGAGCCGTCGAGGGCGCGCAGCATCTGGGACTTGACCAGGCTCCAGCTCACCTTGTGGGGGCCGTCCCAGGTGTACTTGAGGGTGTGGTCGTCCTTGATGGCGCCCGCGTCGAGCACCAGCCGGACCTGCTCGGCCCGGCCCTCGGCGTCCTGGGACAGCACCTCGGCCTGCTTCACCTCGCCGGTCCACTCCGGGTAGCGGGCGAAGTCGGCGATCACCCCCATCACCTCGGCCGGTGCCGCCTCGATGGTGATAGACGAGCTGGTGTGTTCCGCCATCGTCGTGGCTCCTCCAGTGCGCGGGCCGGTGTGGGGTGACAGAAGTGCAGGCTATCGCGTGCCGCCGGGGCCTTTGCCCGGAGCCCGGATCACCACTCCAGGGCGAAGGGGCGGGAGGTGGCGGCGAAGTGGCCGACGTTCACGCACTCGGTGCGGCCGATCCGCATCCGGCGGGCGAGCGGCTGGTGGACGTGGCCGAACAGGGCGTACCAGGGCCGGGTCCTGCGGATGGCTTCGAGCAGGGCGCGCGAGCCGCGCTCGAAGCGGCGGGGCACCGTGTCGTAGCAGAGCTCGGGGACGTCCGGCGGGATGTGCGAGCAGAGCACGTCGACCTCGCCGAGCGCCTCGACCTTCGCCGCGTACTCCTCGTCGGAGATTTCATAGGGCGTTCGCATCGGGGTGCGCAGCCCGCCGCCCACGAAGCCGAAGACGCGCCCGCCGATCTCGACCCGCTCGCCGTCCAGGACGGTGGTGCCCGGTCCGGCGTACTGCGGCCAGAGGGTCGGTATGTCGACATTGCCGTAGGTGGCGTACGTCGGGGTGGGGAAGGCGGCGAACATCTCGGCGTACTGGCGGCGCACGGCCGACTCGATGGCGGCCTCCCGGTCGAGTCCGGCCCACAGGGAGCGGCCCAGGTCACGGGCCTCCTCGAAGCGGCGGGCGGTGCGCAGGGCGACGATCCGGTCGGCGTTCTCGACGCCGAAGAGGTCGGGGAAGATCCCGCGTGAGTGATCGGCGTAGTCGAGGAAAAGGACGAGGTCACCCAGGCAGACGAGGGCGTCCGCGCCGTCGCCCGCCTTCGCCAGACCCTCGGTGTTCCCGTGCACATCGCTGACCACATGTACTCGCATGGAGCCACCCTAGGCCGCCGGACCTGCGGTTACTTCCGAGTCGCGAAAGGAGTGGACTACTGTGCGCGATGCGGCGTGAAACCGTGTGACGCAGCGAACATCTGACCAGGACCCCCTATCGGGAACCCACTACCGGTGGGTAACGTCCGGGCAGTCCAGTCGTGCTCGGAGCGCCGCCCCCACGGGTTCTCCGGGCACCTGCCCGATCTTGGACCGCAGCCGGTGCGTCACACAGAGCCGTGGCACCGGCGCCCGATGAGGAGCAGCAGTCTTGCGCGAGTTCAGCCTTCCGGCCCTGTACGAGGTCCCCACGGACGGCAACCTGACGGATCTGATCCGCCGCAATGCCGCTCAGCATCCCGATGTCGCGGTCATGGGCCGCAAGGTCGCGGGACGCTGGACCGACGTTTCCGCCACCCAGTTCCTCGCCGAGGTCCGCGGTGTGGCCAAGGGCCTCATCGCCGCCGGCGTCGAGCCGGGCGACCGGGTGGCCCTGCTCTCCCGCACCCGCTACGAGTGGGTGCTGCTCGACTTCGCGATCTGGAGCGCGGGCGCGGTCACCGTCCCCGTGTACGAGACCAGCTCGCCCGAGCAGATCCAGTGGATCCTGGGCGACTCCGGCGCGACCCTGTGCGTCGTCGAGTCCGAGGCGCACCAGGCCTCCGTCACCTCCGTGCAGTCCGCGCTGCCCGCCCTCAAGGGCATCTGGCAGCTGGACGCGGACGCGGTGGCCCAGCTCACCGCGTCCGGCTCGGACATCTCGGACGAGCTGCTCGACCAGCGGATGTCCTCGGCGCACGCCGACGACCCGGCGACCATCGTCTACACCTCCGGCACCACCGGCCGCCCCAAGGGCTGTGTGCTCACCCACCGCGCCTTCTTCGCGGAGTGCGGCAACGTGGTGGAGCGCCTCAAGCCGCTCTTCCGCACCGGCGAGTGCTCGGTCCTGCTCTTCCTGCCCGCCGCGCACGTCTTCGGACGGCTCGTCGAGGTGGCGTCCGTGATGGCGCCGATCAAGCTCGGCTGCGTACCGGACATCAAGAACCTCACCGACGAGCTGGCCTCGTTCCGGCCGACGCTGATCCTCGGTGTGCCGCGCGTCTTCGAGAAGGTCTACAACGCGGCCCGGGCCAAGGCGCAGGCCGACGGCAAGGGCGCGATCTTCGACAAGGCCGCGCACACCGCGATCGCCTACAGCCGCGCGCTCAGCACGCCGCAGGGCCCCTCGCTCGGCCTCAAGCTCAAGCACAAGGTCTTCGACAAGCTCGTCTTCAGCAAGCTGCGCGCGGTGCTCGGCGGCAAGGGCGAGTACGCCATCTCCGGCGGCGCCCCGCTGGGCGAGCGGCTCGGCCACTTCTACCGGGGCATCGGCTTCACGGTCCTGGAGGGGTACGGCCTCACCGAGTCCTGCGCCGCGACCGCGTTCAACCCGTGGGACCGGCAGAAGATCGGCACGGTCGGGCAGCCGCTGCCGGGTTCCGTGGTGCGCATCGCGGACGACGGCGAGGTGCTGCTGCACGGCGAGCACCTGTTCACGGGGTACTGGAACAACGAGGCGGCGAGCGCCGAGGCGCTGGCCGACGGCTGGTTCCACACCGGTGACATCGGCACCCTCGACGAGGACGGCTACCTCGCGATCACCGGCCGCAAGAAGGAGATCATCGTCACGGCGGGCGGCAAGAACGTCGCCCCGGCGGTGATCGAGGACCGCATCCG encodes the following:
- a CDS encoding DUF5304 family protein — its product is MSEATERPAPDADAWADACAEDLAAEKARRRAAYGPPPGSAAEELRKLVDAVADKVASFQSSLPGMAAQSAVQQLIGQAKAVVEPVIERNPQVFDHLAAAGGELLAAYRSAVEGHERRWASGEPSGTARGGSSGGSSGGPSGGPKKGDGGAGAGPTEHIDLD
- a CDS encoding ROK family glucokinase; translation: MGLTIGVDIGGTKIAAGVVDEEGHILETHTVPTPPTADAIVDAICAAVEGAGQGHQIEAVGIGAAGYVDDKRATVLFAPNIHWRHEPLKDKVEQRVGLPVVVENDANAAAWGEYKFGAGQGHEDVICITLGTGLGGGIIIGNKLRRGRFGVAAEFGHIRVVPDGLLCGCGSQGCWEQYASGRALVRYARQRANATPENAEILLALGDGTIEGIEGKHISAAARQGDPVAVDSFRELARWAGAGLADLASLFDPSAFIVGGGVSDEGELVLDPIRKSFRRWLIGGQWRPHAQVLAAQLGNKAGLVGAADLARQG
- a CDS encoding SRPBCC family protein produces the protein MAEHTSSSITIEAAPAEVMGVIADFARYPEWTGEVKQAEVLSQDAEGRAEQVRLVLDAGAIKDDHTLKYTWDGPHKVSWSLVKSQMLRALDGSYALAAAPGGHTEVTYQLTVDVKIPMLGMIKRKAEKVIIDRALAGLKKRVESGAAAGTADGAEKA
- a CDS encoding carboxylesterase; amino-acid sequence: MPVLPGAEPFRHEGGEVGVLLCHGFTGSPQSLRPWADFLAERGLTVELPLLPGHGTRWQDMQLTGWQDWYAEVDRALGELLQRCSQVFVFGLSMGGALALRLAARHGDAVSGVVVVNPGNKVHGVAAHALPVVRHFVRSTKGIASDIAKEGSAEVGYDRVPLHAAHSLRRFFQQVDRELPQVTQPMLLLHSPQDHVVPPADSARILGRVSSTDVTEILLEQSYHVATLDHDAERIFEESYAFIGRLAPSVGKKGSTTGG
- a CDS encoding ArsA family ATPase, translated to MRTVLVTGPGGAGRTTVAAATALAAARRGERALLLSADRDDPLTPLLGGEEVAGLDVVRIDSGADFRTELLALQDRAGAVLELLGAGRLDGEELTELPGAEQLALLKALRETAAGDHDLVVVDMPPVHQSVAALALPGQLRRYLRRLLPPERQAARSLRPVLAQLAGVPMPAQWLYETAARWDAELAAVEAVVADPSTTVRLVAEPTPTAAAALRTARLGLALHGAAPDAVIANRVLPTGSADPFLAALSGQQQSVLKELAEEFGAAALHEVPHLGRDPRGAEELDELIDGPTGEVGLWSEGGASPRPEPWHVEDRLADDGVLVWHLPLPGATRDQLGLVRRGDELLLTAGPFRKIATLPSALRRCTVSGAGLTDGVLRIRFTPDPDLWPRTR
- a CDS encoding long-chain fatty acid--CoA ligase, whose protein sequence is MREFSLPALYEVPTDGNLTDLIRRNAAQHPDVAVMGRKVAGRWTDVSATQFLAEVRGVAKGLIAAGVEPGDRVALLSRTRYEWVLLDFAIWSAGAVTVPVYETSSPEQIQWILGDSGATLCVVESEAHQASVTSVQSALPALKGIWQLDADAVAQLTASGSDISDELLDQRMSSAHADDPATIVYTSGTTGRPKGCVLTHRAFFAECGNVVERLKPLFRTGECSVLLFLPAAHVFGRLVEVASVMAPIKLGCVPDIKNLTDELASFRPTLILGVPRVFEKVYNAARAKAQADGKGAIFDKAAHTAIAYSRALSTPQGPSLGLKLKHKVFDKLVFSKLRAVLGGKGEYAISGGAPLGERLGHFYRGIGFTVLEGYGLTESCAATAFNPWDRQKIGTVGQPLPGSVVRIADDGEVLLHGEHLFTGYWNNEAASAEALADGWFHTGDIGTLDEDGYLAITGRKKEIIVTAGGKNVAPAVIEDRIRAHALVAECMVVGDGRPFVGALVTLDEEFLSHWAADHGKPAGSTAAALREDAELLAEVQRAVDDGNAAVSKAESVRKFRILTSQFTEEAGHITPSLKLKRNVVAKDFADEIEAIYAH
- a CDS encoding endonuclease/exonuclease/phosphatase family protein yields the protein MPLTDLPASRTENGSAVIRVLSYNIRSMRDDTAALARVIRACDPDLVLIQEAPRFFRWRKAAARLAAACDLVVLSGGATAAGPLLLCSLRASVERTEDVLLPLTPGLHRRGFASAVVRIGGARLGVLSCHLSLQADEREAQAGLLLDHLGALSVPYAVAGGDLNDRPDGRAFRRLAGALQDCWAVRPWGGEHTSTPLDPHQRIDAVFATEGVEVLGCGVPVGLAGVSEGDLVAATDHLPVLAAVRVPVDSPTPPLP
- a CDS encoding metallophosphoesterase → MRVHVVSDVHGNTEGLAKAGDGADALVCLGDLVLFLDYADHSRGIFPDLFGVENADRIVALRTARRFEEARDLGRSLWAGLDREAAIESAVRRQYAEMFAAFPTPTYATYGNVDIPTLWPQYAGPGTTVLDGERVEIGGRVFGFVGGGLRTPMRTPYEISDEEYAAKVEALGEVDVLCSHIPPDVPELCYDTVPRRFERGSRALLEAIRRTRPWYALFGHVHQPLARRMRIGRTECVNVGHFAATSRPFALEW